The following are encoded together in the Oncorhynchus gorbuscha isolate QuinsamMale2020 ecotype Even-year linkage group LG03, OgorEven_v1.0, whole genome shotgun sequence genome:
- the LOC124021671 gene encoding forkhead box protein P1-like — translation MPQTESERLKSGRHQQQREQREEPDARTQPKDSASPQLCARTSVTQMGFPLMIRPGVSLMASSQLQSILLRQCSSEEEGRPLLQRVSLCPQLSQHRPSVLRQGVQAAHVRPQAPCTLTEASSAQPISLCKVEVDTGSRGQSSPPHSEHSPGPTRHPSPPRTARPNKQSSIITRQHEAGHPTLEGSSALFLNGLCCWPGCDAVFEEFPSFLKHLHSDHGHGDRSIAQWKVQQDMVQYMETQLTVEKQKLFAMQLHLHLSGHKSTVLKSASDWPYRHSLSLGLPQNRGGVSRCTTKEPEELVQHEYWPSAAPHHLRPDLIPSVECYKYNNIRPLYTYACMIRWSILESPDKQRSLNDIYNWFTTMFFYFRHNTATWKNAVRHNLSLHKCFVRVEGGKGAVWTVDEMEYQRRKGQKYHRDHHVKWLAPYSLFRPEEP, via the exons ATGCCACAGACTGAGAGTGAGAGGTTGAAGAGTGGGCGACATCAGCAGCAGCGAGAGCAGCGAGAGGAGCCAGACGCACGTACCCAGCCCAAAGATTCTGCCTCACCTCAGCTCTGTGCTCGTACCTCTGTTACGCAG ATGGGCTTCCCACTGATGATTAGACCTGGAGTTTCACTTATGGCCTCGTCTCAGCTCCAAAGCATATTGTTACGGCAG TGTTccagtgaggaggaggggagaccgCTCCTACAACGGGTGTCTCTGTGCCCCCAGTTGAGCCAGCACAGACCCTCTGTTCTACGCCAGGGTGTCCAGGCTGCCCACGTGCGACCGCAGG CACCATGCACTCTAACAGAGGCCAGTTCAGCTCAGCCCATCTCACTGTGCAAGGTGGAGGTGGACACAGGGAGCCGTGGACAGTCCTCTCCCCCACACTCTGAGCACTCTCCTGGGCCAACTCGTCACCCCTCTCCCCCGAGGACAGCCAGGCCTAATAAGCAGAGCTCCATCATCACCAGGCAACATGA GGCAGGTCACCCAACCCTAGAGGGGTCCAGTGCTCTGTTTCTCAACGGACTCTGCTGCTGGCCTGGCTGCGATGCAGTATTTGAAGAATTCCCCAGTTTTTTGAA ACACCTCCACTCTGACCATGGACATGGAGACAGAAGCATTGCACAGTGGAAGGTGCAACAAGACATGGTGCAATACATGGAGACCCAG CTGACTGTGGAAAAACAGAAACTCTTCGCAATGCAACTACATCTGCACCTATCTGGACACAAATCAACTGTCTTG aaGTCAGCTTCAGACTGGCCCTACAGGCACAGCCTGTCACTAGGCCTGCCCCAGAACCGAGGTGGAGTGTCACGCTGCACCACTAAAGAGCCAGAGGAGCTGGTGCAGCACGAGTATTGGCCGTCTGCTGCTCCCCACCACCTACGGCCAG ATCTTATCCCGAGTGTTGAGTGTTACAAATACAACAACATTAGGCCACTGTACACCTACGCCTGCATGATAAGATGG TCTATACTGGAGTCTCCAGACAAGCAGCGCTCCCTGAATGACATCTACAACTGGTTCACCACCATGTTCTTCTACTTCCGACACAACACGGCCACATGGAAG AACGCTGTCCGTCACAATCTTAGCCTCCACAAGTGTTTTGTGCGAGTGGAGGGAGGCAAGGGGGCCGTCTGGACAGTGGATGAAATGGAATATCAAAGGAGAAAGGGACAAAAATACCACAG GGATCATCATGTGAAATGGCTGGCACCCTACTCCTTATTTCGTCCAGAGGAACCTTGA